The following proteins are encoded in a genomic region of Sesamum indicum cultivar Zhongzhi No. 13 linkage group LG8, S_indicum_v1.0, whole genome shotgun sequence:
- the LOC105167605 gene encoding uncharacterized protein LOC105167605, whose protein sequence is MNLLETDLTVQPLGENPKMDAGSMQNLSEGNVTGNVDEVQSVNQSKLDTVSTEHLVGGNVTAKRKRKRKSVKKASSQDEVLSVDHTTMNLLETELIVQPLGENPKMDAGSMQNLSEGNATGNVDEGQSINQSKLDTGSTEHLVEGNVTAKRKRKRKSVKKAKIKDEIQSVDQTKRNAGSTEGTVIVPDVVEVSCYEASSGLVVEKLPSDRQIEFEGKFFPCESEHGSQPNNLAGQDGKFENQLTEVNDQVILDDNDERKGFTVGRSVLSARKIRATEQLSSCDVRDEKSLYPEMAPITSTRRKLLVLDLNGILADVVRPPPRNCTSDIKISKHSAVFRRPFCDDFLRFCFQNFDVGIWSSRYKIVIRRIVNFLLGDLKHKLLFCWDMSHCTRTRFKTLENCHKPMVFKELRKIWESDNPNLPWKKGDYNESNTLLLDDSPYKALLNPSHTGIFPNSYCYLNKNDNSLGPGGDLRVYLEGLVKSDSVQKYVEQHPFGQRPINESNLSWQFYSGVLSSMSVKLKDKPPIPDVVSVKT, encoded by the exons ATGAATCTTCTTGAGACAGATTTAACTGTGCAACCACTGGGTGAAAACCCGAAGATGGATGCTGGTTCAATGCAAAATCTTTCTGAGGGAAATGTGACTGGCAATGTAGATGAAGTCCAAAGTGTAAACCAGAGTAAACTGGATACAGTGTCAACAGAACATCTTGTTGGAGGAAATGTGActgccaaaagaaaaaggaagaggaaAAGTGTCAAGAAGGCAAGCAGTCAAGACGAAGTCCTAAGTGTGGACCATACAACAATGAATCTTCTTGAGACAGAGTTAATTGTGCAACCACTGGGTGAAAATCCAAAGATGGATGCAGGTTCAATGCAAAATCTTTCTGAGGGAAATGCGACTGGCAATGTGGACGAAGGGCAAAGCATAAACCAGAGTAAACTGGATACAGGGTCAACAGAACATCTTGTTGAAGGAAATGTGActgccaaaagaaaaaggaagaggaaAAGTGTCAAGAAGGCAAAAATCAAAGATGAAATCCAAAGTGTGGACCAGACTAAAAGGAATGCAGGGTCAACAGAAGGAACTGTCATAGTACCGGATGTGGTTGAGGTTTCATGTTACGAAGCTTCTTCTGGATTAGTCGTGGAAAAATTACCTTCTGATAGGCAAATAGAATTTGAAGGGAAATTCTTTCCTTGTGAAAGTGAACATGGAAGTCAACCTAATAATCTGGCTGGACAAGATGGAAAGTTTGAGAATCAGTTAACTGAAGTCAACGATCAAGTTATTCTTGATGACAATGATGAGAGAAAAGGTTTTACTGTGGGGAGGAGTGTGTTGTCTGCTCGTAAGATCAGGGCGACCGAGCAACTTTCTTCATGTGATGTGAGGGATGAAAAATCCCTGTATCCGGAAATGGCACCGATTACTTCAACTAGGAGAAAACTTCTCGTCCTTGATTTAAATGGTATCCTTGCCGATGTAGTAAGGCCACCACCCAGAAATTGTACTagtgatataaaaatatcaaaacattCGGCAG TTTTCAGGAGACCCTTCTGTGATGATTTCCTGAGGTTCTGTTTTCAGAACTTTGATGTGGGCATATGGTCGTCAAGATACAA GATAGTTATTCGCAGAATTGTCAACTTTTTACTGGGAGACCTAAAACACAAGTTGCTATTTTGTTGG GACATGTCGCATTGTACTCGAACACGGTTCAAAACTCTTGAAAACTGTCATAAGCCCATGGTCTTCAAGGAGCTAAGAAAAATTTGGGAAAGTGATAATCCTAATTTGCCATGGAAGAAGGGGGATTATAACGAATCAAACACGTTATTGTTGGATGATTCTCCTTACAAGGCCTTGCTCAATCCA TCGCACACAGGAATATTTCCCAATTCATACTGCTACCTGAACAAAAATGACAATTCATTAG GTCCTGGAGGTGATCTTCGAGTTTATTTGGAAGGGTTGGTAAAATCTGACAGTGTGCAGAAATACGTTGAGCAGCACCCATTTGGTCAAAGACCTATAAATGAGAGCAATTTGTCTTGGCAATTCTATTCAGGAGTACTTAGCTCGATGTCCGTCAAATTGAAAGATAAACCTCCCATACCTGATGTAGTTTCAGTTAAAACTTAA
- the LOC105167606 gene encoding uncharacterized protein LOC105167606, protein MDETLMEIPVGDSVKISRKWKSKQRLKEQAVEKNGTEARDQIDNSLEASDKTSDYGMANNQSQMDLLETDLTLQPLDAGSAQNLSEWKAMRNKKKRLRKKMKKAAIKAEVLIMEQTDAQSTEDLKQGNATGNVDEAQRINQSKLDTGSTEHLVEENVTTRRKRKRKSVKQAKRQDEVQTVDQAKTNLLDTDLTLQPLGENMKMEADSTQNLPEGNATSNVDKIQSINQSKLDTVSTEHLVGGNVTAKRKKKRISSKAKSQDEVQSVDQAKMNLLETDLNVQPLGENPKMDAGSLQNLSEGNATGDVDEVQSISQSKLDTGSTEHPAVGNVIAKRKKKRKSAKAKSQDEVQSVDQTKMNLLETDLNVQPLDENPKMDAGSLQNLSEGNVTGNVDEVQSISQSKLDTGSTEHPAVGNVIAKRKKKRKSAKAKSQDEVQSVDQTKLNLLETDRTVQPLGENLKMKAGSMQNLSEGNATSNVDEVQSINQSKLDTGSTQHLVEGNVTAKRKKKRKSVKKAKSQDEVQSMDQTKMNLLETDLTVQPLGENPKMDAGSLQNLSVGNAICNVDEVQSINQSKLDTGSTEHPAVRKCDCQKEKEEEKCQEGKKSR, encoded by the exons ATGGACGAAACCTTAATGGAAATCCCTGTTGGAGATAGCGTCAAGATCAGTAGAAAGTGGAAAAGCAAACAAAGATTAAAAGAGCAGGCAGTTGAAAAGAATGGAACAGAAGCCAGGGATCAGATAGATAACAGTTTGGAAGCTTCAGACAAGACAAGTGACTATGGAATGGCAAATAATCAGTCACAAATGGATCTTCTCGAGACAGATTTAACTTTGCAACCACTGGATGCAGGTTCAGCACAAAATCTTTCTGAATGGAAGGCAATGAGGAATAAGAAGAAGAGGCTGagaaagaagatgaagaaggcAGCAATTAAAGCTGAAGTCCTAATCATGGAGCAGACGGATGCACAGTCAACAGAAGATCTCAAGCAAGGAAATGCCACTGGCAATGTGGATGAAGCCCAACGCATAAACCAGAGTAAACTGGATACCGGGTCAACAGAACATCTTGTTGAAGAAAATGTGACTAccagaagaaaaaggaagaggaaAAGTGTCAAGCAGGCAAAAAGACAAGATGAAGTCCAAACTGTGGATCAGGCTAAAACCAATCTTCTTGATACAGATTTAACTCTGCAACCACTGggtgaaaatatgaaaatggaAGCAGATTCAACACAAAATCTTCCTGAGGGAAATGCGACCAGCAATGTGGATAAAATCCAGAGCATAAACCAGAGTAAACTGGATACAGTGTCAACAGAACATCTTGTTGGAGGAAATGTGActgccaaaagaaaaaagaagaggataaGTTCTAAGGCAAAAAGTCAAGATGAAGTCCAAAGTGTGGACCAGGCTAAAATGAATCTTCTTGAGACAGATTTAAATGTTCAACCACTGGGTGAAAACCCGAAGATGGATGCTGGTTCATTGCAAAATCTTTCTGAGGGGAATGCGACTGGCGATGTGGATGAAGTCCAAAGCATAAGCCAAAGTAAACTGGATACAGGTTCAACAGAACATCCTGCTGTAGGAAATGTGAttgccaaaagaaaaaagaagaggaaaagtgCTAAGGCAAAAAGTCAAGATGAAGTCCAAAGTGTGGACCAGACTAAAATGAATCTTCTTGAGACAGATTTAAATGTTCAACCACTAGATGAAAACCCAAAGATGGATGCTGGTTCATTGCAAAATCTTTCTGAGGGGAATGTGACTGGCAATGTGGATGAAGTCCAAAGCATAAGCCAAAGTAAACTGGATACAGGTTCAACAGAACATCCTGCTGTAGGAAATGTGAttgccaaaagaaaaaagaagaggaaaagtgCTAAGGCAAAAAGTCAAGATGAAGTCCAAAGTGTGGACCAGACTAAACTGAATCTTCTTGAGACAGATCGAACTGTGCAACCACTGGGTGAAAACCTAAAGATGAAAGCAGGTTCAATGCAAAATCTTTCTGAGGGAAATGCG ACCAGCAATGTGGATGAAGTCCAAAGCATAAACCAGAGTAAACTGGATACAGGGTCAACACAACATCTAGTTGAAGGAAATGTGActgccaaaagaaaaaagaagaggaaaagtgTCAAGAAGGCAAAAAGTCAAGATGAAGTCCAAAGTATGGACCAGACTAAGATGAATCTTCTTGAGACAGATTTAACTGTTCAACCACTGGGTGAAAACCCGAAGATGGATGCTGGTTCATTGCAAAATCTTTCTGTGGGGAATGCGATCTGCAATGTGGATGAAGTCCAAAGCATAAACCAAAGTAAACTGGATACAGGTTCAACAGAACATCCTGCTGTAAGGAAATGTGACTgccaaaaggaaaaagaagaggaaaagtgTCAAGAAGGCAAAAAGTCAAGATGA